One genomic segment of Misgurnus anguillicaudatus chromosome 23, ASM2758022v2, whole genome shotgun sequence includes these proteins:
- the cirbpb gene encoding cold inducible RNA binding protein b isoform X2: MSDEGKLFIGGLSYDTTEQSLEEAFSKYGTIAKVDVIRDRETDRSRGFGFVTFENPEDAKDAMAAMNGKSVDGRMIRVDEAGKSGGRSGGFRGGSGGGRGFFRGGRGRGGGGYGGDRSFGGDRSYGGDRSYGGGDRGYGGGDRSYSGGERSYGGGGYSSNRSGGYSGGGGYRDNRNQGGYDRSGGSYRDSYDSYA, encoded by the exons ATGTCTGACGAAGGAAAGCTTTTCATTGGTGGTCTGAGCTATGATACCACAGAGCAGTCTTTGGAGGAGGCGTTCTCAAAATATGGAACAATTGCCAAAG ttgATGTAATCAGAGACCGTGAGACAGACCGGTCAAGGGGCTTTGGCTTTGTCACATTTGAAAATCCAGAAGATGCAAAGGATGCCATGGCTGCAATGAATGGAAAG TCCGTCGATGGCCGTatgatccgtgtggatgaagcCGGCAAGTCGGGTGGAAGATCTGGTGGATTCAGAGGTGGTTCTGGAGGTGGCAGGGGATTCTTCAGGGGCGGCAGAGGAAGAG GTGGTGGAGGATATGGTGGAGACAGAAGTTTTGGTGGTGACAGGAGCTATGGCGGAGATCGCAGCTATGGCGGTGGTGATAGAGGCTATGGTGGTGGTGACAGGAGCTACAGCGGTGGTGAGCGTTCATACGGCGGTGGCGGATACTCATCCAACAGAAGCGGAGGCTACTCTGGCGGCGGTGGATACAGAGACAACAG GAACCAGGGAGGTTACGACCGTTCCGGTGGTTCCTACAGAGACAGCTATGACAGCTACG CTTGA
- the cirbpb gene encoding cold inducible RNA binding protein b isoform X1, whose protein sequence is MSDEGKLFIGGLSYDTTEQSLEEAFSKYGTIAKVDVIRDRETDRSRGFGFVTFENPEDAKDAMAAMNGKSVDGRMIRVDEAGKSGGRSGGFRGGSGGGRGFFRGGRGRGESGGGYGGDRSFGGDRSYGGDRSYGGGDRGYGGGDRSYSGGERSYGGGGYSSNRSGGYSGGGGYRDNRNQGGYDRSGGSYRDSYDSYA, encoded by the exons ATGTCTGACGAAGGAAAGCTTTTCATTGGTGGTCTGAGCTATGATACCACAGAGCAGTCTTTGGAGGAGGCGTTCTCAAAATATGGAACAATTGCCAAAG ttgATGTAATCAGAGACCGTGAGACAGACCGGTCAAGGGGCTTTGGCTTTGTCACATTTGAAAATCCAGAAGATGCAAAGGATGCCATGGCTGCAATGAATGGAAAG TCCGTCGATGGCCGTatgatccgtgtggatgaagcCGGCAAGTCGGGTGGAAGATCTGGTGGATTCAGAGGTGGTTCTGGAGGTGGCAGGGGATTCTTCAGGGGCGGCAGAGGAAGAGGTGAGA GTGGTGGAGGATATGGTGGAGACAGAAGTTTTGGTGGTGACAGGAGCTATGGCGGAGATCGCAGCTATGGCGGTGGTGATAGAGGCTATGGTGGTGGTGACAGGAGCTACAGCGGTGGTGAGCGTTCATACGGCGGTGGCGGATACTCATCCAACAGAAGCGGAGGCTACTCTGGCGGCGGTGGATACAGAGACAACAG GAACCAGGGAGGTTACGACCGTTCCGGTGGTTCCTACAGAGACAGCTATGACAGCTACG CTTGA